Below is a window of Actinomycetota bacterium DNA.
CTCCAACTTCAGTGAGACGGGAGAGGAGGGGGCGAAGCTGGAAAGGCGCGTGGCGGAAATCGCCGACGAGGCGGGCATCACCATCGTGGGGCCCAACACTATGGGCATCTACAGCAAGACAAGTTCCCTCTGCTGCCTGGGGGCGCCGGTCTTCCCCCGCAAGGGTGGGGTGGGTTTCGTCTCCCAGAGCGGGAACCTGGGGGTGCAGCTCATGACCTGGGGATACCGCAAGGGGGTGGGTTTCAGCCGCTTCATCGGGAGCGGCAACGCCGCCAACACCGACATCAGCGACTGGCTGGAGTACCTGGGAGACGACCCCGAGACCGAGACCATCATCCTCTACATCGAGGGCATCAAGAATGGGAGGAAGTTTCTGGAAGTAGCCCGCCGCATCACCCCGCGCAAGCCGGTGATCGCGCTGAAGGCGGGCAAGGGGCGGCAGGGTGAGCGAGCAGTGCTCTCCCATTCCGGCTCCCTGGCCGGTCCCTTCGAGCTCTTCCGGGGGGCCATGGAGCAGGCGGGGATCATCGAGGCCGAGACCACCGAGGAGCTGGTGGACCTGGCGGCGGCCTTCTCCTCCCTGCCCGTGCCCCGCGGGCCTCGCGTGGGGGTGATGACCCTTGGCGGGGGATGGGGGGTGACGGCCGCAGACGCCTTCGACCGCGAGGGCTTGGAGCTGGCGGCGCTTCCCGAGGAGGTGATCGGGGAGCTCGACCGCTTCCTCCCCTCCTTCTGGAGCCGCCGCAACCCCGTGGACATCGTGGGGAACGTGCAGAGGAGCAACCACTACCGGGTCATAGATGCCCTGGTGGCCTGCGATGAGGTGGACATGATCATCACCCTGGGGACCCTCATGGGCCGGGATTTCTGGATCGAGAACATGTTCAAGACCGCGGTGCGCCCCTTCCTGAACATGGTGCGCCACCGCCTGACCATGCTGCCGCGCTTCCAGCTGTCCATGTGGAAGGGATTCCGGGAATCGCTACTGCGGGGCGGGGAGCGCAACCCCGAGGGATCGGGAGGCATCAATCCAACCGAGGCCTGGAAATGGACGGACACCGCCCTCATACTGCGCCTCAAGCGCCTCATGCGCGAGAAGGGCAAGCCCATCATCGCGGTGGCGGTCAACGAGGGAGAGAGCTCCGCCTCCTTCCGCATGCGCAACACCGGGGTCTTCACCGCCAGTACGCCCGAACGGGCGGTGCGGGTGGCGGGAAAGCTGGCCCGCTACTCCCGCTTCCTCGCCTCCCGCGCCTGAACGCCGCCGCGCGGATAGGACGCCCCGGCGCATCACCGGGGGCTTACGGCACAAGACGGCCCATCTTCATCCACGGGGAAAGGCGGTACATCCAGGCCGGCCGACGTGCGGCCTGCCGGTCCGCCCGTCGTCGTGTCCTCCGGGAAGGGAACGCCCGGCTTCGACCCGTCTTCATCCACGGGGAAAGGCGGTACATCCCAGGCCGGCCGACGTGAGGCCTGCCGGTCCGCCCGTCGTCGTGTCCTCCGGGAAGGGAACGCCCGGCTTCGACCCGTCTTCATCCACGGGGAAAGGCGGTACATCCCAGGCCGGCCGACGTGAGGCCTGCCGGTCCGCCCGTCGTCGTGTCCTCCGGGAAGGGAACGCCCGGCTTCGACCCGTCTTCATCCACGGGGAAAGGCGGGACATCCAGGCCGGCCGACGTGCGGCCTGCCGGTCCGCCCGTCGTCGTGTCCTTCAGGAAGGGAACGCCCGGCGTTTGCCTCGGCGCGGCAAGAACCGCGGGGAGTGAAGTCGCCGTCTAAAGGGATAAATGGCTTATGCCGTTTAAGTTTTAGGGAAGGCCCGCTGCCTGCCGAGGGATGCAGGAGGGGGCGAGAGGCGCGGCCAAGTGCGGCCGCGGCCGCGGCGAGCCGCAGGGGGCGAGAAGCCGCGTCTGCGGTGAGCCCGAATGATACGGCTGAAAGCCGGTGTCGAGACCCACATGAGCGAGGTGTCGCGTTGAGTGGTAGAGAGGGAGAAGGCAGGAGCGAGGCAGGCTCCTCTTTCAGGGTCGGCAAGGGCGCGTTCCTCTATCTGGTGGTGATCCTGCTCGCTCTTTCCGTCCCCCTGCAGTATCTGACGAGGAGGGAGGTCGTGGTGGGCATACCCTCCAGAGAGGCGCACAGCCATGCCCACGGCGAGGGCGAGGAGGAGCACGCGCACGCCGGTGAGTCGGAGGAGCACACGCACGCCGGTGAGTCGGAGGAGGAGGAGCACGCGCACGAGCATCCCGAGGAGGAAGGCCACCTGGCGGTGGAGGTGCCGCTGGGAACCAACCTCATACCCAATCACGGCTTCGAGGTGGGGACGCGGGAAAGCGTGCCGGGATGGCTGCGCATCATCAGCCCCCAGGGGGCGATCTCCTACCGTGACGAGGACGAGTCCCACGAGGGGTTCGCCAGCGCCGCCGTCTATGCGGGCGAGGCATTCGCGGAGGGGGCGGGCTGGATCACGCGCGTAGCGGAGCTGCCGCTCGACCACGACGTGGTGGTCGAGGGATACGTGAAGGCCGAACTGACCCGGGGCGGCGCCTACCTCGCGGCGTTCTACGAGTACGAGGAGGAAGGGGAGAGGCGGGCCGAGATCGCCTTCTCTCCCGGCGTGGCGGGCTCGAGCGGCTGGACGCCGCAGTCGCTGCGCCTGTATATCCCGCCCGGGGCGCAGGCGGTATACGTGCAGGCGGTGGTCTATGGGCAGGGCCGGGCTTGGTTCGACGATATAAGTGTGGTGGTGGAGGAGAAGGCCTTGCCGTGAGAGTGGGCGGCGGCGGGTCACGCGCCGCCGGGGAGGTGTGAGGCGCGCATGGACGTGGTCTTGGAGGTCGAGGACCTGCGGAAGAGCTACGCGACAAGGCCCGGGGGGCCGCGGCGGCAGGCCTTGTCGGGACTCAGCTTCGGCGTGCCCCGCGGCAGCGTGGTGGGACTTCTGGGGCCCAACGGGGCGGGCAAGACCACCACCCTTAAGTGCGTGATGGGGCTGGCGCGCCCCGACGCCGGGAAGGTTAGCATTTTCGGGCGCGATGGGGATACGGTGGAGGCGCGGCGCAGGGTGGGATTCCTGCCCGAGCAGCCCTACTTCGACCTCTACCTCACCCCGCGCAAGCTCCTACGCTATTACGGGAGGCTCTCCGGTATGGGGGCTTCCGCCGCCCGCGCCCGCATCTCCTATCTGCTCAACCTGGTGGGCATGGAGGACGACGCGGACGTGACCATGGACAAGTTCTCCAAGGGCATGCTGCAGCGCATCGGCCTCGCCCAGGCCCTCCTGGCGGAGCCGGAGCTGCTCATCCTGGACGAGCCCTCGTCGGGCCTGGACCCCCTGGGCAAGCTGCAGGTGCGGGACATGCTCAAGTCGCTCAGCGCGGGAGGCACCACCATCCTGCTCAGCTCGCACCAGCTCTCCGAGATCGAGGAGATCTGCGACCGGGTGATCGTCATCCACCGCGGCAGGGAGGTGGCCTCGGGCGAACTGGCCGAGCTGCTGGAGGAGGAGGGGGAGTGCGAGGTGACGCTGGCGCAGCCGCTGCGCGGGGCTCCCGCGGGACTCCCGCCCTCCGCATCCTGGGCGGAGGACGGCGGGTACGGGAGGCTCACGGTGTCACGCGAGGAGCTGAACGCCGCCCTGGCGGCCCTGCTGTCGGAGGGTGCGGCCATCGCCGAGGTGAGGAGCAGGAGGCTCTCCCTGGAGGAGTTCTTCGTGCGCAGGATCGGGAGGAGGGGATGGGAGGTGGAGGAATGAGCGCCGTCGCCGCCTTCACCTGGAGCGTGATGCAGGACGCCCTGCACCGCAAGGTGTTCTACGCCATCCTGGCCTTCTCCCTTCTGCTCATGCTCCTCATCCCCATGCTCCCCAGCGCCAGCGTGGGGGTGCAGGTCGACCTGCTGCGCGAGGCCGCCCTGGGGCTCACCAGCATCATGGCCTTCCTCCTGGCGGTGATCATGGCCTCCACCATCATCCCGGGGGAGCTGGGACGCCGCACCATCTACAACACCCTCTCCCGGCCGGTGCGCAGGTGGCAGTACTACCTGGGCAAGTATGCGGGGATCATGGGAGTGGTGGCGCTCGCCCTCGCGGTGTCCCTGGCCGTGCTGCTCGTCCTGGTGGGGGCGAAGTTCGGCGTCTTCAACCCCGGGCTGGCCAAGGCCTTCTTCACCATCTTCCTGGAGGCCATGGTGCTGGCCTCCGTGGCCATGCTGGCCTCGGTACACTTCAGCCCCCTGGTATGCGTGCTGCTGGCGGGCCTTTTTTACGTGGTGTGCCACGTGAAGGGCGACTTCCTCTACCGGGCCATGACCGATGCCGGCAACCATGTCCTGCTCAGGGGCATAAGCGGGCTCCTCTATTACGTCCTGCCCAACCTGGAGCGCATGAACATCAACGAGACCGTGGCCCATTCGGAGAGGGTTTTCCGGGTGGGGCCGGGAGAGCTGGCTCTGCTTTCCGCCATAGCCCTGGTGTTCTCGGGGATATTCCTGTGCCTGGGCGCCTACCTCTTCGAGCGGAGGGACCTCTGATGGCAATATATGGTGCGACATTTCCCCGCGGCGGCCAGGTAACGGCAGGCGTAAACGCCCTTCATGGCCAAAATGTTTTCAGGGATATCACGTCCACGGGCGCCTACCTCTTCGAGCGGAGGGACCTCTGATGGCAATATATGGTGCGACATATCCCCGCGGCGGCCAGGTAACGGCAGGCGTAAACGGCCTTCATGGCCCAAATGTTTTCAGGGATATCACGTCCACGGGCGCCTACCTCTTCGAACGGAGGGACCTCTGATGGCAATAAATGGCATACTGCGGCCTTGCGGGAGCAGCGGAACCGCTGGCGCCGCGGAAAGGAGGCGGACGTGAGGAGGGTCCTGGCGTTGGTGCTGGCGGCGGCCCTGCTGGCGGCGGCCCTGTTGCAGTGGGGTCTGGACCGCACCCCCGCCGGCAGCGGCGCCGGGGACAGGGAACTCTTCCCGTCGGCCTCGAGCCTTCTGGACCTTTTGGGAGGGGCCAGGCAGTACCTGGCCTACAACATGTACATCAAGACGGACACCCTGCACCATACCTATTACGGCAGCTTCGTACTGGAGGCGGAACTGGTCCCCTACCTCATCCTCGTCACCTACCTCGACCCCCACTACGAGAGCGCCTTTTTCGTGGGGGCGGGGATCATGGATGCCCTGGGCAGGCACGAGGAGGCCAAGGAGTTCACCCTGCGCGGGATCGAGGCGAACCCGGGATCCGCCGACCTCTACTACAGCCTGGGGGACCTCTACCTTCAGGAAAAAGACTTCGAGAGCGCCAGGGAGGCC
It encodes the following:
- a CDS encoding ABC transporter ATP-binding protein encodes the protein MDVVLEVEDLRKSYATRPGGPRRQALSGLSFGVPRGSVVGLLGPNGAGKTTTLKCVMGLARPDAGKVSIFGRDGDTVEARRRVGFLPEQPYFDLYLTPRKLLRYYGRLSGMGASAARARISYLLNLVGMEDDADVTMDKFSKGMLQRIGLAQALLAEPELLILDEPSSGLDPLGKLQVRDMLKSLSAGGTTILLSSHQLSEIEEICDRVIVIHRGREVASGELAELLEEEGECEVTLAQPLRGAPAGLPPSASWAEDGGYGRLTVSREELNAALAALLSEGAAIAEVRSRRLSLEEFFVRRIGRRGWEVEE
- a CDS encoding CoA-binding protein, which translates into the protein MKMEGLERDYDRLFNPRSVAVVGASNLPGKWGFNMPLNIIGGGFRGDLYMVNPREKRVLGFPAYPSLKDIEAEVDLVVVAIPARGVADVLLDAAEKGIRNAVIVSSNFSETGEEGAKLERRVAEIADEAGITIVGPNTMGIYSKTSSLCCLGAPVFPRKGGVGFVSQSGNLGVQLMTWGYRKGVGFSRFIGSGNAANTDISDWLEYLGDDPETETIILYIEGIKNGRKFLEVARRITPRKPVIALKAGKGRQGERAVLSHSGSLAGPFELFRGAMEQAGIIEAETTEELVDLAAAFSSLPVPRGPRVGVMTLGGGWGVTAADAFDREGLELAALPEEVIGELDRFLPSFWSRRNPVDIVGNVQRSNHYRVIDALVACDEVDMIITLGTLMGRDFWIENMFKTAVRPFLNMVRHRLTMLPRFQLSMWKGFRESLLRGGERNPEGSGGINPTEAWKWTDTALILRLKRLMREKGKPIIAVAVNEGESSASFRMRNTGVFTASTPERAVRVAGKLARYSRFLASRA
- a CDS encoding ABC transporter permease subunit, which codes for MGGGGMSAVAAFTWSVMQDALHRKVFYAILAFSLLLMLLIPMLPSASVGVQVDLLREAALGLTSIMAFLLAVIMASTIIPGELGRRTIYNTLSRPVRRWQYYLGKYAGIMGVVALALAVSLAVLLVLVGAKFGVFNPGLAKAFFTIFLEAMVLASVAMLASVHFSPLVCVLLAGLFYVVCHVKGDFLYRAMTDAGNHVLLRGISGLLYYVLPNLERMNINETVAHSERVFRVGPGELALLSAIALVFSGIFLCLGAYLFERRDL
- a CDS encoding tetratricopeptide repeat protein; the protein is MRRVLALVLAAALLAAALLQWGLDRTPAGSGAGDRELFPSASSLLDLLGGARQYLAYNMYIKTDTLHHTYYGSFVLEAELVPYLILVTYLDPHYESAFFVGAGIMDALGRHEEAKEFTLRGIEANPGSADLYYSLGDLYLQEKDFESAREAFEEALRYEPETVTRNMISLALESTYHALGDEEAQRRMILYRAQRNRILLYLSGLGSGAGGDLIRKINDMLNTAAGLGRESGAADEAGL